The Burkholderiales bacterium genome includes a window with the following:
- a CDS encoding agglutinin biogenesis protein MshI — MLGRKRSSGLTAVHLQSDRVDVARIARTGLRPRVELCTSFPNRGNELETLSQARKRLHLDRHRCATLLPSTDYRLQLLEAPNVPEPEIKAATRWRLKDALDYPVDAATVDVFFVPSDPAAPTRARLLYAVAASNERIGACMNLFAQARLPLAVIDIPEMAQRNLAALFEVERRALALLSFTEQRGLLTFTCGGELYVARTIETGLAAMAAAQGDLRAQLFERIVLEVQRSLDHFERQFSALPVARLLLAPMPEEVGLHAHLAQNLYVPVEVARLEAVLDLQEVPDLAVPENQSRSFLALGAALREEALQ, encoded by the coding sequence ATGCTCGGGCGTAAAAGAAGCTCCGGTCTGACAGCGGTTCATCTGCAGTCCGATCGGGTGGACGTGGCGCGCATCGCGCGCACTGGCCTGCGGCCCAGGGTCGAGCTGTGCACCTCCTTCCCCAACCGGGGAAACGAACTGGAGACGCTTTCCCAGGCACGCAAGCGCCTGCACCTCGACCGCCATCGCTGCGCGACACTGCTCCCAAGTACAGACTACCGCCTGCAACTGCTGGAGGCGCCCAATGTCCCGGAGCCGGAGATCAAGGCGGCGACTCGTTGGCGGCTGAAGGACGCCCTGGATTATCCGGTCGATGCGGCGACGGTGGACGTCTTCTTCGTCCCTTCCGATCCCGCTGCCCCGACCCGGGCGCGCTTGCTCTATGCGGTGGCCGCGTCGAACGAAAGAATCGGCGCCTGCATGAATCTCTTCGCTCAGGCCCGGCTGCCACTCGCGGTCATCGACATTCCGGAGATGGCACAGCGCAACCTTGCGGCATTGTTCGAGGTCGAGCGCCGTGCGCTGGCGCTGCTCTCGTTCACGGAACAGCGCGGACTGCTCACTTTTACCTGCGGCGGCGAGTTGTACGTGGCGCGGACGATCGAAACCGGCCTCGCGGCCATGGCAGCGGCTCAAGGAGACCTGAGGGCGCAACTGTTCGAACGCATCGTGCTGGAGGTGCAACGCTCGCTCGATCATTTCGAGCGCCAGTTCAGCGCGCTGCCGGTGGCCAGGCTGCTGCTCGCTCCGATGCCCGAAGAGGTCGGGCTGCATGCCCATCTGGCGCAAAACCTCTACGTTCCGGTCGAGGTGGCGCGGCTCGAGGCGGTGCTGGACCTGCAAGAGGTGCCCGACCTGGCTGTGCCGGAGAATCAGTCCCGAAGCTTTCTGGCGCTCGGCGCGGCGCTCAGGGAAGAGGCGCTGCAGTGA
- a CDS encoding PilN domain-containing protein: protein MTQQINLYNAALEKKRELLSLPGLVIVWGCAVLLVALAAALASLRVSALGAELQKEAAARTAAQTELSRLSAQVGSRQRDPALAAAAARLEAELAGRQEVMRTLRGGIIGNTDGFSEYMRAFARQSFEGVWLTRFRLAGAGQDVVLEGRALSPELVPDYVQRLNREAMLKGHAFAELQMQRPAAETGEAPPYIEFRLATMPSATGRGEQP, encoded by the coding sequence GTGACCCAGCAGATCAATCTCTACAATGCGGCGCTGGAGAAGAAGCGCGAACTTCTCTCGCTGCCTGGACTGGTGATCGTCTGGGGATGCGCTGTGCTGCTCGTGGCGCTCGCGGCGGCACTCGCCAGCCTCAGAGTGTCGGCACTCGGCGCCGAACTCCAGAAGGAGGCTGCAGCACGCACCGCGGCGCAGACCGAGTTGAGTCGCTTGTCGGCTCAGGTCGGCTCGCGTCAGCGCGATCCGGCGCTCGCGGCCGCGGCTGCGCGCCTCGAAGCAGAGCTCGCCGGTCGCCAGGAAGTGATGCGCACGCTGCGCGGAGGGATCATCGGCAACACGGACGGGTTCTCCGAATACATGCGGGCATTCGCCCGGCAGTCGTTCGAAGGCGTGTGGCTGACCCGTTTCCGGCTCGCCGGCGCCGGGCAGGACGTGGTCCTCGAAGGGCGTGCATTGAGTCCGGAACTGGTGCCCGACTACGTGCAACGGCTCAATCGCGAAGCGATGCTCAAGGGCCACGCATTCGCCGAGCTGCAGATGCAGCGTCCCGCGGCCGAGACGGGGGAAGCGCCACCCTACATCGAGTTCCGGCTCGCGACGATGCCGTCGGCGACCGGGCGCGGGGAGCAGCCGTGA